Genomic segment of Dromiciops gliroides isolate mDroGli1 chromosome 3, mDroGli1.pri, whole genome shotgun sequence:
ttccagcttgtcCGTTTTTGTCCCATCCTTTTGGAGATTGGACCGGATTTTGAATAAGGCCACCAAGCCAGCTGCAATAAATAATGTTCCAATCACCAGGTAAGTGAAGAGTGGTGCAACCACAAAGCCCGTGAGTGCGTCCAAGTTCTGGTTCCCAACATAGCACAGGCCCGTAAGTTCATCAGCATCTACTAGTCTCATGATCAAGATGACAATAGTTTTCACTGCTGGGATCGCCCAGGCTGCAATGTGGAAATAAGAGCTGTGCATTTCAATggcctcatgaccccatttaagtcCTGCTGCCAAGAACCAAGTGAGTGTCAGAATAACCCACCAGATGGAGCTGGCCATCCCAAAGAAGTACATCAGTAAGAAAATTATAGCACATCCTGTGTTCTTAAGACCTTCTTGGATGAGAACTGGCTCTGCTGCCTCTTCAAAATCGCAGGATATCCTTTCCCTGCCCACGGTCAGTCTCACAATATAAgcaatgctataaatattatagCACATACTGAGAAAGATGATGGGACGTTCAGGGTAAGAAAACCTGGATGAATCAATCAGGAAGGTCAGCACTGTGAAGGCAGTTGATATGAAGCACAGGCTGGCCCACATAGCCATCCAGATATCAGTGAACTCCTTGGCCGACCTGCTGTATAAGCCAGCATCGTAGCCACACTTCAGGACACAGTTCAGGCTTCTTTTCACCCAAATGTACTGATCCGAATGCATGCCCATGGTGTGACATTCTTCCCCAGGCTGAATGGGTGTCTTGTGGGGTAGGGGAACCTCTTCATCACCTGGGCCTTCCATGCACATGTGGTTATGGTCATTCTGGGGAGGGAATTTGCTGCAGTTGAGGCTGTCTGGCCAGGCAAACCCAAACTCCTTCAGAACAGGTTCACACCTCCTCTTCACTGAAAGGCACATACCTCCACATGGGCCAATTGGGATGTTGATCTTCTCTGTGCACATTGGCACATACACAGAACAAAGGAAGAACTAGATGagtaatgaaatagaagaaaacaattatatttggCTTGACCTAAACACCAGTGAGCAGGATTCAGACAATGTATGTGTTTGCTTTTAGCATGAGCCATATTTGTGTTCTATTTTTATCTCATAAGGTAGAATaatagagccagaaggaaccttagaaatggCCTGGTTCAACACCTTTATGATGAGGAAgttgagtcccagagagatggTTGACTTGCCCTGACTCATAAACAGCAGAGGCAGaacttgattccaaattcagtggcCTCCTATACCATGCCACTTCCCCAAACAGCACAAAAATAATGCCTTCTCCTAAAGTAATGTGTCATCCCTAGTTTAGCTCATGCACTTCTTTGCAGTAGAGAAAGGCACTGTGGGTTAGTAGATAGCActgtggacttggaatcaagagacctggaGTCTGATCCCTGAGTCCTGCCTTGGTGACTTACTAGCTTATGCAAACATGAGCAAATTATTTACCTTAggtgagccccagtttcctcctctgaaaagcagggataatatttgcactatCTAGCTTAGAGGGTTGTGGCAAAGATTAAATTAGATAACAGATACAGAAACCATCCAAGTGAACCCATAGAACttgggagctgaaagggaccttagaaatcaggtTAGTCCAACTCCCTGtttctacagatggggaaactgaggccaaacaaGGTGAACTGACTGACTGGCTAGTCAATGGCAGAGCCAGCTACCTCTCCTGAcaccaagtctagtactctaccACTGCTCTATAAACATAaggtatttttgttattattactctagtagaacaaaaaaaaaattggaggacATGATTACACAATTCATTTTAGAACAATATATAAGTAAAAGCCAAGCCACTCTAACTCATCTTTGGCTCCCATTTGAAAGTCAACAATAATCTTTCTGTAGCACTTCATGGTTTTGAAACCACTATTCTCATGACTACCCTTCAAGGGAGGCCATGCAAAATTTATgaatcccattttataaatgaagaaactggagctcagagaggttagcAGACTTGTCCAAGTTTACATAGAGCTGGGCTTCAAGCCCAGTTAGCCCAATTCCAAGCCCATCgctcttgccactgtacccttCCTCTCCTGCCACATACCAGTCATTTGATGCTTGTTAGAGATTGATATATCCCTCTGTCTAAATTATGTTGGCCATTGACTTTGAGATATTTGACTTTCTACCACATCATTTCCCTCCAAGTAAAATGAAATGATCTCTTCTGTGTCCCACACTTTTCAATCCTAAATCCCTCTCTTCCTAAATCATTTGCAATTAAACAGAAATTTCAATAGAAGCCTCAAACTATTATGCAACTTAAGACTTTTTCAGACCCATATGTAGGATTGAAACCCAGGACTTCTGTCACTGGAACTCTTCTGTAAATGAGtattttgcgtgtgtgtgtgtgtgtgtgtgtgtgtgtgtgtgtttgttttgtggggcaatgagggttaagtgacttgcccagggtcacacatctagtaagtggttaagtgtctgaggccagatttgaacataggtcctcctgaatccagggccagtgctttatccactgtgccacctagttgccccctagtaAATGAGTATTTTTAAAACCCCATCCAAAAGTCCCTAAAAATTTGAGGGTCACCAATAGGgaaatatagtccctgccttcaactCATCCAAACCTGATAAACAGTCTCCATGGCTCCTTACAGATGTTGTCTGTGAAAGCTACAGTTACAAGTGACTGTTTTCCAGCATGAACAGAGAGCCAGTCCTGTCCTTCAAACCTCTTGGCTGCTTCCCCAGCatacatgtaattaaaaatacATATCCCTGTGGAAGCGTTTTCCTCCAGCAAAATCACCACTGAGGTCAGGCTATGTGTTGTTTCCAAAATAAGTGCTGGAGGATCACTTCTTAAGCCCATATAAATTGTCTTTTAAGCCAACTCCAAAGTCTTGAATTTCCCAAAAGCAGAGAGCCTGCTCTGTGGTAAAGACAACTCAACAGGGAAGAGAATAGACCCCAATATCTCTTTAAATGTACATCTTGgcttaaattcattttaaaaattacttctgTAAAAAATTATGCCCATCATTCCTTGAGAATGATGCTAGTTCTGAGCTAGTGATCAGAGGTTCTTATGCTTGGGTCCATGGAACCATGGGGGCTCATCAACTTGGATGGGTAAAAAATGCACATCTCTGTCATATCTTTATGTCTctatatttcctttgtaatcctacatatttaaaaacattattctgaaaatgggtccacaggcttcagcaaactgccaaaggtgtccatgacacaataaaggttaagaacttctgctctATGGAAGTGAACTCAATAAAGAGATAGTAGCTTATCTGTGGATGTTACACTCCAGAGGCTAGAGATTTCTGGAACTTTTAACCTGAACACCTATTATTAGGATCACAAGACCTGGAGTTGAGAGGGAGCTTAGCAGTCTACCCTGacatatttgacaaatgagacaAAGAAGGTAATTTACCCTTCCTTTCTAGGGGATGTGATctaactagtaagtggcagagatgggatttgaactcagatgatcTGACTCCCAACATGGTCTTCTTATATATTAAGTAAAATTGAGCATATGACTTGCTGTTGCTTATTCTTCTGCCCACTTCACCACTTCCACCTTTTCACGAAATCCTTCCTAAAACTGAGGCAGGTCTAAGCTTTGCCAGTCCCTTGCAATGTGGGGAATCTGAGTATAACAGGATTTGTATCTCGAAGCAATCTGTAGAACATCAACTCCTATTGTTAGTTTTGAAGAAAAGAGGGGGTGACTATTTAACTGACTCAGATGAACTgcaaggagtgtgtgtgtgtgtgtgtgtgtgtgtataatagaaATGGAGGAGGGGGTCTAGAAATATGGAAGTTGCAGCTGGCTAGGGTGACAGGCACTCTCTTGCACCAATCCACCAAACAGTGACCCCCTAATCTCTGCCTGAGATAAGTCTCCAGTCCTTCCCTCACTCTGCTTCTCCTGGGTTAGGGGCTTGGCCAGACAGGGGTGAGAGGGGAGAAAAACGGAAGGGCGGGGTGCAAGAGTGGGTTCTTTAACAGGCCAGATGACTTACACAATATTTGGCTTTCAGTCTCTGAGAAGGGGGAGTGAGGGGGGAGTCACTTTTCATCCAGACTTTTACCCTTCCCTTCAGGCTGAGGAGGTAGGGGCTCGATCTGGCGAGACATCCGACGTGGGAACGTTTGGGAACTAGCCTCTGTTCTGTGCCAAAGGGGTTGGAGGGGAGGTAGGGGGAAGGGTTTTAGGGCACGAGTGGGAACGGGGAGGATCAATGCCCACCTGTAGCTGGCTGGAGCAGCCGTACTGGATGAGTGGGGTGAAGGTGGTGAGCTGCAGCTCAGCGTCCGTCTGCAGCTCGTGCCCCACCAAGTTGGGCATCTTGGTCACGTTGTACCCCAGGTTCTGGCACATCGAGATCCGAATGGGGTCGCAGCGCCTCTCCTCCTCATCCCCAAAAGCTCGAGCTTGCcccagcaacaacagcagcagcagcagtggcggCGGCGGGAGGCTGAAGCAGACGCCGCCGGACGCCCTCCGGACCCTCAGTCCCAGGACCCGCCGAGCCATGGCCAGGgccagggggaggaggaggcggcggcggcagctCCAGCAGCGGCTCCTGCCGCTGGCCCAGACACCCCCAGTTTGCAAGAAGAGCCGGCAGGCGAGGGCGGGGAGGCGGCCCCCACTCAGGGGTGTCTGGAGCAAGAGAGCCGAAGGaagaagtgggagagggagagagggagcagcAGGAGCGAGAGGACAGTGGCTACCTCCAGGGGCAGCTGCAAGCGGCTGTGCAAGTATCAAATGCCCCGGCCCCCGGCGGAGGTGGGGACTCCCGGGGTCATGGCTGCAAGCCGCAGCCAGCCCGGCTCCGGGCTCTTGGGTTCTCGTGCTCCGCTCCGCGTCTAGTTTCGCTGGGCTGCTACGGGCTGCTACGGGCTGCTCCCGGCTGCTCCGCGCTGCGCCGCCCCTGCCCTGGACCAAGCTCCACAAGGCTCTCCCAGCCCAGAGCCCTTGGCCCGGCGCTGTTTTCGCGAGGCGGTGGCGGGGCCTTGACGGACTGCGGGCAGCTCCAATAGGAGGGCGCCGCCGATCTGGGAAAGGAGGGGTCTGCGGAGAGgacggggggggaggggggtgctaGACAGAGGGAGGGGCGGAGCGACTGGGCTGTTAGTAAAAGGGTCAGTCCCCgccaccccctccctcccaccctctccccaCCGCTCCGCCTCCCTACACTTTCCTCCCACCCGGAGCGTGGGGCTCTACAGGGACCAGGCGGGGATGGAGCTGAGTCGCTCCGTCCCCAccggcccctccccctccagtccCAGATACCCACTCCTCTCTCAGGTGGGAAGTGCTTGggtctctcctccccacctccttcttTGCTTCTTCCAGCTGTCAACTCTAGCCCACTGACTCTTTCCACCCCCTgatcacttccccccccccaaaaaaaaacccaaaccaaaaaactccTTGGCAGTCCGGATAGTCTAGAGACCCTTCTCAGTCCCTGCCTCCCCAGTGCTTCCCCAGCTCTGAATCCTCTCCCCACAACTGACGGCCTAAGCCCTCCAGGGGTGGGAAGTCGGGGAgttggagggatggagagagagagagagagagagagagagagagagagagagagagagagagagagagagaggagagagagagagagagagagagagagagagagagagagagagagagagagagagagagagagagagagaggagagagagagagagagagagagagagagagagagagagagagagagagagagagagagagactggggaaGCAGGACCCGCCGAAGATCTTGCTCTCTGGTTTCCTAAATATATGAAATGAAATTCCACATGGGGACCCAAAAGGAAATGAGACCGGGACGCTCTGTGCTTCTCTGCCCGCCGCCCTTCCTGTCTAGGGGACATGATTTCTAAAtaaggctgggggagggagaggggattcTTGACCTGTGCAAAGAGGGCGATGTTGCCATttagaaggaagggggaaaaaatcaaatccCAACTTCCAGTTCTCTATCTCCCAGTCTCTGAGCCCCAAACGTAATAAGTcagctcctctttctttctcattgttCCCTTCaagttaataatgataatgacaacaataactcACCTTTATATAGCGTTTTAGGCTGTACACAGTGCTTTGTTTATTGCACCATAAAGCAGAGAGGTGTTATGGAAAGCATGCTATGTCTGCAGTCAAGAAACTAACTAGCTTGGAATGCTGCCACAGGCTTTGACACCAGCAGCATGATCATGGGCATAAAGCTTAACAGAAGAGTCAGTGTGGGGAGTAATAATACTTGTACATGGTACttcacaggtttttgttttttgttttttttgggggggacggGCTTTATAaaacctaaagtgctatataagtatgtatattgTGCCTCACTTCTAAAGTCAAGTCAAATAGGGCTTCCTAAAGGGCTAGggaatgtgctaagtgctgagaatataaagaacAGCAAAATCAGCTCCCTGCCCGCAGAGTTCAAATTGTAATGGGAGAGACCCCATGCAAAATATTAGTTATCATTTAAGTAATAAATGGAGGACGAGTAAAAACTCCTCCTATAGGCTCTCTTTTGTGGATGGCTCAAAATCCCAATGATTTCTTCATTTGCCACTTCCTCAGCTTGGTTTCAACTCCCAACATCCCTCTGCGGAGTCCTGTCTGCCTCCCCTCAAGCccaacttctttttgtttgtcttcCCTCTTTAGATTGTAGAGCCTCTAGATGGTCAAGTGGATAGAGCTGCCTGCCTGGCGTCACacttcttaactgtgtgaccctgggcatatcaatcacttaaccctgtttgcctcagtttcctcatctgtatactaagccagagaaagaaatgacaaaccattccactatctttgccaagaatagggtcaggaagaatcGGACACTGGGCTAAACAACATCAAAAATTGGATTATAAaatccttgatggcagggactgtctttatttttctaatttgtatccccaatccttagcacagtgcttggcccatagcaggcacttaataaatatattgatattggTATCATTTAGCCaaccccacctcattttacagaagaacaaGCTGAGACCCACAATACTAacataacttgcccaaggtcacctagatgGTTAGGACTAGAACAAAGAAACCTAAAGTATAGATGTTAACTTGAGATACATGGGGTCATGTTGAGATGTGTAAATTTAGAAACATCTTCCCAAATGTGGGACCATTTGTGCCCTACCTATGATAGAATCATCAGAGCTCAAattggtttgatcagccacagtcagaaacattgaccccaacatcatgatgtccTTTTGGTCCTTTTCAGTTACAAAGATCAACAACACCATGGGGTGATAGACCTCAGGAGTCAACTAGGTCAAActcctcgttttatagatgaggaaacttttatAGCACTTACTGTCTATGATGCTAATTTGGCATATTTGTATTTCTGGTTATTTTTTTCACATGGATGTCTTCACTACAATCCTCCTCTGATGCCTCATGGTGATATGGAGGTGCCTCTGTGTTGATAAGGGCTGTGCCAGCAGAGTGCAAGCCCTCACACACACTACCAAGCTGAAGAAGCTCCAAGTGTGGGTCAAGTGATGGACTGCATAGTTTTTTCTGTAGTCCCAGGAGCAGCTCCAGTAAGTAGAAGAGGAATGTGCAGGTTGATGGAAGGGTCAAAGTAATGCATAAAGATCATCAAAGTcatggaggaggggcagctaggtggtgcagtggataaagcaccagccctggattccggagtacctgagttcaaatccggcctcagacacttgacactagctgtgtgactctgggcaagtcacttaaccccaattgcctcaccaaaaaaaaaaaaaagaaagaaaaaaaagtcatggagGAGTTacaatctgcatcagtggagggaatacacacaccaaggaaatcacagttcCTTGAAATATGAAAGAATATCTTCTCTGAGCAACAAAGGTGCCCTTAAAGGCAAAAATCAAAgtttatacatttttgttttccccaatgCTGGGCACataaatatttggtttttttaacactaaaaaaatgaataaaactattTGCAAAGAAAAACCTATATTTGTTCTTTTATACTCTgtatgtgatattgggcaagtcacttcactgtacctctctgggtttcagtttgcCCATCTATATAATGAACAGGTTACTCTATAAtatttctgaggttctttccaattctaatagTCTATGATCCTGCATTTATCTTACagtatttgaaaggctttcatgtggaagagagattggtCTTCTGCTTAGTTTCAGAATGCAAAAGTAGGAGAAATGAGTGGACattgcaaaaaggcaaatttaagCTGGATGTTAGGGAAAAAATGTTAGCAATTAGATTTATCCAAAAATAGGATGGACAGCTTTGGGAGGTGGTAGATTCCCCTTTATGGGGGTCTTTGAGCAAAGATTAGATGTATATCTTTGGCTATGTTTTAGAGggttgttttggattttttttagatatgggtcagactagatggcctctgaaattctgtgatcttgTGATCTGTGATCTTGTGACTGAGCCTTATTCAAGCAGTCAGGAAGTTTCTAGACAGAAGGAGGCAGTTGTAGgctcaggcaagatttgaaaattGCATCAGCCTTCCACTGGAAGGAAACTTTGGACAGTGACATATTACTTACTACACAATACACATACCTGAGGATGCTGAATATTGGACTGTCTTAGCAAGCATttcaatttgtttgttttttaaatatgtacctgtgattttatcagttgaaggaatttaCTATGTGAAAGCTTCCTAAATTGCTGAAGATGAGCAATTCACCTATGATGACATAGCTAGTAGTTGTCAgaagcatgatttgaacccaagtttttctgactctaaggctaTACACTGTCTACTAGACTACATTGCCATGCATGTTTatacagagccaagatggcaaagtaaAGGCAAAAACTTACCTGAACCCTCACAAATTCTCCAAAAAACTTTGAAATAAGTCCTTAAATCAAATTCTGGGGTGGCAGACCCAATAAAAGGTTgggatgaaacaattttccagtctaagacaacttaagaggttaa
This window contains:
- the FZD4 gene encoding frizzled-4 — encoded protein: MARRVLGLRVRRASGGVCFSLPPPPLLLLLLLLGQARAFGDEEERRCDPIRISMCQNLGYNVTKMPNLVGHELQTDAELQLTTFTPLIQYGCSSQLQFFLCSVYVPMCTEKINIPIGPCGGMCLSVKRRCEPVLKEFGFAWPDSLNCSKFPPQNDHNHMCMEGPGDEEVPLPHKTPIQPGEECHTMGMHSDQYIWVKRSLNCVLKCGYDAGLYSRSAKEFTDIWMAMWASLCFISTAFTVLTFLIDSSRFSYPERPIIFLSMCYNIYSIAYIVRLTVGRERISCDFEEAAEPVLIQEGLKNTGCAIIFLLMYFFGMASSIWWVILTLTWFLAAGLKWGHEAIEMHSSYFHIAAWAIPAVKTIVILIMRLVDADELTGLCYVGNQNLDALTGFVVAPLFTYLVIGTLFIAAGLVALFKIRSNLQKDGTKTDKLERLMVKIGVFSVLYTVPATCVIACYFYEISNWTLFLYSADDSNMAVEMLKIFMSLLVGITSGMWIWSAKTLHTWQKCSNRLVNSGKVKRQKRGDSWVKPGKGNETVV